Proteins from one Comamonas flocculans genomic window:
- a CDS encoding helix-turn-helix domain-containing protein yields the protein MQKKELAELLGISASMVSRLAKRGMPTDTIERATRWRNRHLEPSRVKGNRPDQKAAPAQGAPRPIATRKDAPGAGIDPAALRAALELAGRFMAGHLSADPMQRQHELRPLRELLARLPLASAMPLTFPAALWWHLCGHFLLATAPLHDLAASTAPLSLDEAALFSVPGAHLATPGELYRIACDPDGGALETLAGDGDCDADAEAALTATNR from the coding sequence ATGCAGAAAAAGGAGCTTGCCGAGCTGCTGGGCATTTCGGCATCGATGGTTTCCCGCCTTGCCAAGCGGGGCATGCCCACGGACACGATCGAGCGGGCCACGCGCTGGCGCAATCGCCACCTTGAACCATCGCGCGTGAAAGGCAATCGCCCTGATCAGAAGGCAGCGCCCGCCCAAGGCGCCCCCAGGCCGATCGCCACCCGAAAGGACGCCCCGGGGGCGGGCATCGATCCCGCCGCATTGCGCGCCGCCCTGGAACTTGCCGGGCGCTTCATGGCGGGCCACCTGAGCGCCGATCCCATGCAGCGCCAGCATGAACTGCGGCCGCTGCGCGAGCTGCTGGCGCGCTTGCCGCTGGCCAGTGCGATGCCCCTGACCTTCCCCGCCGCCCTGTGGTGGCACTTGTGCGGGCATTTCTTGCTTGCCACCGCGCCACTGCACGATCTGGCTGCCAGCACGGCCCCGCTGTCGCTTGATGAAGCGGCATTGTTTTCCGTGCCTGGCGCGCACCTGGCGACGCCCGGCGAGTTGTACAGAATCGCGTGCGACCCGGACGGCGGCGCCCTTGAAACACTGGCGGGCGATGGCGACTGCGACGCGGACGCGGAGGCCGCTCTGACGGCTACAAATCGATGA
- a CDS encoding DUF927 domain-containing protein: MNAITPELIRAALAHIPAALPRDEWARVAMAIKSEYPDETGRALFEDWSRTAATYNASDCASTWRSVRPGGGVTIATLLHMAKENGFELPKAGRAAKPPSAAELARRDAERKAAARAERERTQAEQAAAAAEALAFWEGNCQDVTDPAQARYLVRKGIGAHGVRHAPPGVLCVPLRDAAGVLWNVQRIAATKPERGPEKTFFRGGRKSGLWHLLGDASAVAGVIAIAEGYASAATVYEATGFPTACAFDAGNLIHVAKALRRLHPAALLVLAADDDRATEARTGSNPGRTKAETAAHAVHGVVALPEGAPDDGAPINWDFNDQHRTQGLAAVRATIAAAIAANGQAGAAPRSPVPAGAGDDAPEVYDPFTVDDGGVYFHGRGKEGEPLRPLWLCSRLDVVALTRDQDGQGWGYLLEFADPLQRPKQWAMPARMLSGDGAEYRAMLLGMGLRIATGPSARNKLTEYLQTRRPSEFATCTDRIGWHPTEAGGAAFVLPHLTIGAHGGRIVFQSDSAMENTWRTRKDAAAWRDRIGVLCRGNSRLMFAASCAFAGPLLRPAGMESGGFHLRGDSSSGKTTALRVAASVNGGPSYMQRWRATDNALEAIAAQHCDALLILDELAQVDGKVAGECAYMLANEQSKARATRGGAPRARLSWRLLFLSAGELGLADHMAEGQRRARTGQEIRMVDVPADAGAGMGAFEDIHQQASAAAFATHLTREAAACHGAPGVAFIEWAAAHWAELPRRLREGVQAIAAQWMPEGASGQVQRVASRFALVAMAGELATEAGLTGWDYMDATWAAGQCFDAWLHARGGAGNGEVRAMLRQVRRFMEVSGEGRFTWWHRAADDHNAKTLQRAGFRRMLNEDGEPIKTNAQHLGEFGDHMAPAQGEAVSVEYFILPEVFRAEVCQGFDPEAVCRVLVAHECLKTEAGRFTVKARLPGLGPSRCYHIPPAIFALDV, translated from the coding sequence ATGAATGCAATCACCCCCGAGTTGATCCGCGCCGCCTTGGCGCACATACCGGCAGCGCTGCCACGCGACGAATGGGCGCGCGTGGCGATGGCGATCAAGAGCGAATATCCCGACGAAACCGGCCGGGCGCTGTTCGAAGATTGGAGCCGCACAGCAGCCACCTACAACGCCAGCGATTGCGCCAGCACCTGGCGCAGCGTGCGGCCGGGCGGGGGCGTGACCATCGCCACCCTGCTGCACATGGCCAAAGAAAACGGTTTTGAGTTGCCCAAGGCAGGCCGCGCCGCCAAGCCCCCCAGCGCTGCCGAGCTGGCGCGCCGCGATGCCGAGCGCAAGGCCGCTGCCCGGGCCGAGCGCGAACGCACCCAAGCGGAACAGGCCGCCGCCGCCGCCGAGGCGCTAGCGTTTTGGGAGGGCAATTGCCAAGACGTGACCGACCCCGCACAGGCGCGCTATCTGGTGCGTAAGGGCATCGGCGCCCATGGCGTGCGCCATGCGCCGCCCGGCGTGTTGTGCGTGCCCCTGCGCGATGCCGCTGGCGTGCTGTGGAATGTGCAACGTATCGCGGCAACCAAGCCCGAGCGCGGCCCCGAGAAAACCTTTTTCCGGGGCGGGCGCAAGTCGGGGCTGTGGCACCTGCTGGGCGATGCTTCCGCAGTGGCTGGCGTGATCGCCATTGCTGAGGGCTACGCCAGCGCTGCCACTGTGTACGAGGCCACCGGCTTTCCGACCGCTTGCGCCTTCGATGCTGGCAATTTGATCCATGTTGCCAAAGCCCTGCGGCGCCTGCATCCGGCCGCGCTGTTGGTGCTGGCTGCCGATGATGATCGGGCCACCGAAGCGCGCACCGGCAGCAACCCCGGCCGCACAAAAGCCGAAACCGCCGCGCATGCCGTGCATGGCGTGGTGGCGCTGCCCGAGGGCGCGCCCGATGATGGCGCGCCGATCAATTGGGACTTCAACGATCAACACCGCACGCAAGGGCTTGCGGCTGTGCGCGCCACGATCGCAGCCGCCATCGCTGCCAATGGGCAAGCGGGCGCAGCGCCCCGCAGCCCCGTACCTGCTGGCGCTGGCGACGATGCGCCCGAGGTGTACGACCCCTTTACCGTTGATGATGGCGGGGTGTACTTTCACGGGCGTGGCAAAGAGGGCGAACCCCTGCGCCCGCTGTGGCTGTGCAGCCGCTTGGACGTGGTGGCGTTGACGCGCGATCAGGATGGGCAAGGCTGGGGCTATCTACTGGAATTTGCCGACCCGTTGCAGCGCCCCAAGCAATGGGCCATGCCCGCCCGCATGTTGTCGGGCGACGGCGCCGAATACCGGGCGATGCTGTTGGGCATGGGCCTGCGCATCGCCACCGGCCCGAGCGCGCGCAACAAGCTGACCGAGTACCTGCAAACCCGCCGTCCGAGCGAATTTGCCACCTGTACCGACCGCATCGGCTGGCACCCGACCGAGGCCGGGGGCGCCGCCTTCGTGTTGCCGCACCTGACCATCGGCGCGCACGGCGGGCGCATTGTTTTTCAGTCTGACAGCGCCATGGAAAACACCTGGCGCACGCGCAAGGATGCAGCCGCCTGGCGCGATCGCATCGGCGTTCTGTGCCGTGGCAATAGCCGCTTGATGTTTGCCGCGTCTTGCGCCTTTGCCGGGCCGCTGCTGCGCCCTGCGGGCATGGAAAGCGGGGGCTTTCACCTGCGGGGCGATTCTTCATCGGGCAAGACCACGGCCTTGCGCGTGGCTGCGAGCGTAAACGGCGGCCCCAGCTACATGCAGCGCTGGCGCGCCACAGATAACGCCCTGGAAGCGATTGCGGCGCAGCACTGCGACGCGCTGCTGATCTTGGATGAATTGGCACAGGTTGATGGCAAGGTAGCGGGCGAATGCGCTTACATGCTGGCCAATGAACAAAGCAAGGCCCGCGCTACCCGGGGCGGTGCGCCGCGTGCCCGCCTGAGCTGGCGCTTGCTGTTCCTGAGCGCCGGGGAATTGGGCCTTGCCGACCACATGGCTGAAGGCCAGCGCCGCGCCCGCACCGGGCAGGAAATCCGCATGGTTGACGTGCCCGCCGATGCAGGGGCAGGCATGGGCGCTTTCGAGGACATACACCAGCAAGCCAGCGCTGCCGCATTCGCCACGCACCTGACCCGTGAGGCCGCCGCATGCCATGGCGCGCCCGGCGTGGCCTTCATCGAATGGGCCGCCGCCCATTGGGCAGAACTGCCCCGGCGCCTGCGTGAGGGCGTGCAAGCCATCGCGGCGCAATGGATGCCCGAGGGCGCATCCGGTCAAGTGCAACGGGTGGCCAGCCGCTTTGCACTGGTGGCCATGGCGGGCGAGCTGGCCACCGAGGCCGGGCTGACTGGCTGGGACTACATGGATGCCACATGGGCGGCCGGGCAATGCTTTGATGCCTGGCTGCATGCGCGTGGTGGCGCTGGCAACGGCGAGGTGCGGGCGATGCTGCGGCAGGTGCGCCGCTTCATGGAAGTGAGCGGCGAAGGGCGCTTTACCTGGTGGCACCGCGCCGCCGATGACCACAACGCCAAGACGCTGCAACGCGCCGGGTTCAGGCGCATGCTGAACGAGGATGGCGAGCCGATCAAGACCAACGCGCAACACCTTGGCGAGTTTGGCGACCACATGGCGCCAGCCCAAGGCGAGGCCGTGAGCGTGGAATATTTCATCTTGCCCGAAGTGTTCCGCGCAGAAGTGTGCCAAGGCTTTGACCCCGAGGCCGTTTGCCGCGTGCTGGTGGCCCACGAATGCCTGAAGACCGAGGCCGGGCGGTTCACCGTCAAGGCCCGCCTGCCCGGCCTTGGGCCGAGCCGCTGCTACCACATTCCGCCCGCCATCTTCGCCCTTGACGTGTAG
- a CDS encoding methyl-accepting chemotaxis protein has protein sequence MWNQLRITQRFLLVLCGCWLSGAAIIAVSYWGLASARDSLKAVHEHAMALALEAADAADLTVQNRLQVVLAFQHAGDSPLASLHDHPLIQHLEAVKSNRAAVARKVQLLADVATTAREKALAQKLLAARLAWVAQLDKATGALAQEDFSPAVMQAFLAAGRGEGEALMAAAQEFRAEQIAQADAAYQGAESRYRSGLLVFALAALLLGLPASLLGLLLLSRLLSGFRTANAAAAAIAANDLTQPITAQGRDEIAAMLGQMEAMRSKLNRMIGQVRDGAQAIAGASVQVAAGTTDLSARTEQQASALEQTASSTEELSGTVQHNADSAAQANQLAAHATSVAQRGGRVVGQVVQTMEEINTSSRKIVDIIGVIDSIAFQTNILALNAAVEAARAGEQGRGFAVVASEVRSLAQRSAEAAREIKDLITASVAKVDMGSEQVAQAGATMQEIVEGIQRVADIVDEIAVASREQSQGLAQINQAVAHLDGVTQQNAALVEETSAASGALQDQARQLASMAAQFQLQPQGPAPAEGVPRLTQG, from the coding sequence ATGTGGAACCAACTGCGCATCACCCAACGGTTTCTTCTGGTCCTGTGCGGCTGCTGGCTCTCGGGCGCGGCCATCATTGCCGTGAGCTACTGGGGGCTGGCGTCGGCGCGCGACAGCCTCAAGGCGGTGCATGAACATGCGATGGCCCTGGCGCTGGAAGCCGCCGATGCAGCGGACCTGACCGTGCAAAACCGCCTGCAGGTGGTGCTGGCCTTCCAGCATGCGGGCGACAGCCCGCTCGCCTCGCTGCACGACCATCCGCTGATCCAGCATCTGGAGGCGGTCAAGAGCAACCGCGCCGCGGTGGCCCGCAAGGTGCAGCTCCTGGCCGACGTCGCCACCACCGCGCGCGAGAAAGCACTGGCGCAGAAGCTGCTGGCCGCCCGTCTCGCCTGGGTTGCGCAGCTGGACAAGGCCACCGGGGCGCTGGCACAGGAGGACTTTTCCCCCGCGGTGATGCAAGCCTTTCTTGCCGCCGGCCGCGGCGAAGGCGAGGCCCTGATGGCGGCGGCGCAAGAATTCCGCGCCGAGCAGATCGCTCAGGCCGACGCGGCCTACCAGGGCGCCGAGAGCCGCTATCGCAGCGGGCTGCTGGTGTTTGCGCTGGCGGCGCTGCTGCTTGGCCTGCCGGCCTCGCTGCTGGGCCTGTTGCTGCTGTCGCGCCTGCTCAGCGGCTTTCGCACGGCCAACGCCGCAGCGGCGGCGATCGCGGCAAACGATCTGACCCAACCGATCACCGCGCAGGGACGCGACGAGATTGCGGCCATGCTTGGCCAGATGGAGGCCATGCGCAGCAAACTCAACCGCATGATCGGCCAGGTGCGCGACGGCGCCCAGGCGATTGCCGGTGCCTCCGTACAAGTGGCCGCTGGCACCACCGACCTGTCGGCGCGCACCGAACAGCAGGCCAGCGCCCTGGAGCAGACCGCCTCCTCCACCGAGGAGCTCTCCGGCACCGTGCAGCACAACGCCGACAGCGCCGCCCAGGCCAACCAGCTCGCCGCCCACGCCACCAGCGTCGCCCAGCGCGGGGGGCGGGTGGTCGGGCAGGTGGTTCAGACCATGGAGGAGATCAACACCTCCTCGCGCAAGATCGTGGACATCATCGGCGTGATCGACTCCATCGCCTTCCAGACCAACATCCTCGCGCTCAACGCCGCCGTCGAGGCGGCGCGCGCGGGCGAGCAGGGCCGCGGTTTCGCCGTCGTGGCCAGCGAAGTGCGCTCGCTCGCGCAGCGCAGCGCCGAAGCCGCGCGCGAGATCAAGGACCTGATCACCGCCTCGGTTGCCAAGGTGGACATGGGCAGCGAGCAGGTGGCGCAGGCCGGCGCCACCATGCAGGAAATCGTGGAAGGCATCCAGCGCGTGGCCGACATCGTCGACGAGATCGCCGTGGCCAGCCGTGAGCAATCGCAAGGCCTGGCGCAGATCAACCAGGCGGTTGCCCATCTGGACGGCGTGACGCAGCAGAACGCCGCGCTGGTGGAGGAGACCTCCGCGGCTTCGGGTGCGCTGCAGGACCAGGCGCGCCAGCTGGCCAGCATGGCAGCGCAGTTTCAGCTGCAGCCGCAGGGCCCGGCCCCTGCCGAGGGCGTGCCGCGCCTCACCCAGGGCTGA
- a CDS encoding JAB domain-containing protein: MVSTYIATPPKKRPAELRAHKAGECLPVYGLPSDSAALRPRMRARDRAVIERALSILGSYLGSPGAVLDNPQAVREYLRLQLAGEPIERFAVLYLNSQHRGIAFECHAIGTLTQSVVHPREIAEAAMRHRAASVVLAHNHPSGNTEPSRADETLTQTLKHALAWINVRVLDHVIVGGDRALSMAERGLI, translated from the coding sequence ATGGTCAGCACCTACATTGCAACGCCACCAAAAAAGCGCCCTGCCGAACTGCGCGCCCACAAGGCCGGGGAGTGTCTGCCCGTGTATGGCCTGCCCAGCGATTCCGCCGCACTGCGCCCCCGCATGCGCGCCCGTGATCGAGCGGTGATCGAGCGCGCCCTGTCCATTCTCGGCAGCTACCTTGGCAGCCCCGGCGCCGTGTTGGACAACCCCCAGGCGGTGCGTGAGTATCTGCGCTTGCAACTGGCGGGCGAGCCCATCGAGCGCTTCGCGGTGCTGTACCTGAATAGCCAGCACCGGGGCATTGCCTTCGAATGCCATGCCATCGGCACCCTGACACAAAGCGTCGTGCATCCCCGTGAAATCGCAGAGGCTGCGATGCGCCACCGGGCCGCTTCCGTAGTGCTGGCGCACAACCACCCCAGCGGCAACACGGAGCCCAGCCGAGCCGATGAAACCCTGACGCAAACCCTCAAACACGCCCTGGCATGGATCAATGTTCGCGTGCTGGATCATGTGATCGTGGGCGGCGATCGGGCGCTGAGCATGGCGGAACGGGGGCTGATTTAA
- a CDS encoding tyrosine-type recombinase/integrase: MLTDAECRNATCPPDKSRARLYDAGGLYLEVTPNGSKRWFWKYRKDGKEGRLAIGNYPAIKLPAARKARDHAKQDKASGADPVKARQVARAQEAASDDGSFRAMATAWIDLHRDTWSNGHYVRELRNLEKDLLPYLGPLPIREITGPQVLAVARKVEERGALDVAHRVVLTAHGVWQYAIASGHAERDVTQDIRKGLRPHVTKNMPAITDPAELGELLRASSAYKGGPVVRAALRLAPILFQRPGNLRAMRWADLDLEAGRWTIPSEDLKRKKHEKINGQPHVVPLPRQAVELLRELAPLTGHGVYVFPGMRDHARPMSEAAVNAALHAMDYKGRHCWHGYRASGRTILRQVLKYPADVIEAQMAHKGQITHGGAYDRATFIDERAAMLEVWADYLDKLQAGADVIELPKRSA; this comes from the coding sequence ATGCTGACCGATGCCGAATGCCGCAATGCCACCTGCCCACCCGACAAGAGCCGCGCCCGGCTGTATGACGCGGGCGGGCTCTATCTGGAAGTGACCCCTAACGGTTCCAAGCGCTGGTTCTGGAAGTACCGCAAAGACGGCAAGGAGGGGCGCCTTGCCATTGGCAATTACCCGGCGATCAAGCTTCCCGCAGCGCGCAAAGCGCGCGACCACGCCAAGCAAGACAAGGCCAGCGGCGCCGATCCGGTGAAGGCCCGGCAGGTGGCGCGCGCACAAGAAGCGGCAAGCGACGATGGCAGTTTCCGGGCAATGGCCACCGCATGGATTGATCTGCACCGCGACACATGGAGCAATGGGCACTATGTCCGAGAGCTGCGCAATCTGGAAAAAGACCTGCTGCCCTACCTTGGGCCGCTGCCGATCCGCGAAATCACCGGCCCCCAAGTGCTGGCCGTGGCGCGCAAGGTAGAGGAACGCGGCGCCTTGGACGTGGCGCATCGCGTGGTGTTGACGGCGCACGGGGTTTGGCAATACGCCATCGCATCCGGCCATGCCGAGCGCGACGTGACGCAAGACATTCGCAAGGGGCTGCGCCCGCACGTCACGAAGAACATGCCCGCGATCACCGACCCTGCCGAGCTGGGCGAGCTGCTGCGCGCAAGCAGCGCCTACAAGGGCGGCCCCGTGGTGCGTGCGGCGCTGCGCCTGGCGCCGATCCTGTTTCAGCGCCCCGGCAACCTGCGCGCCATGCGCTGGGCTGATCTTGACCTGGAAGCCGGGCGATGGACGATCCCCAGCGAAGACCTGAAGCGCAAGAAGCACGAAAAAATCAACGGACAGCCGCACGTCGTTCCCCTGCCCCGCCAAGCCGTGGAGCTGCTGCGAGAGCTGGCGCCCCTGACCGGGCACGGCGTGTACGTGTTCCCCGGCATGCGCGACCACGCGCGGCCGATGTCCGAAGCTGCGGTAAATGCCGCCCTGCATGCCATGGACTACAAGGGGCGCCACTGCTGGCATGGCTACCGGGCCAGCGGCCGCACCATCTTGCGGCAGGTGCTGAAGTACCCGGCCGACGTGATCGAGGCGCAGATGGCGCACAAAGGCCAGATTACCCACGGGGGCGCCTATGACCGGGCCACCTTCATCGATGAACGCGCCGCCATGCTCGAAGTGTGGGCGGACTATCTCGACAAATTGCAAGCCGGTGCAGACGTGATCGAGCTACCCAAGCGCAGCGCCTGA
- a CDS encoding helix-turn-helix transcriptional regulator, which translates to MIHPSTPQIDHDPAPATHASHPSAEMPPRDRLIRLPQVEKLTGCRKSTIYQMMAAGRFPKNFRIHARLAVWSEVAVLRWVQARIAEAQQ; encoded by the coding sequence ATGATCCACCCCAGCACACCACAAATCGACCACGACCCGGCGCCCGCAACGCATGCAAGCCACCCCAGCGCCGAAATGCCGCCCCGCGATCGGTTGATTCGTTTGCCGCAAGTTGAAAAACTGACCGGTTGCCGGAAATCCACCATTTACCAAATGATGGCCGCCGGGCGCTTCCCCAAAAATTTCCGCATCCATGCGCGCCTTGCCGTCTGGTCGGAAGTGGCCGTTCTTCGCTGGGTTCAAGCCCGCATCGCGGAGGCGCAGCAATGA